A stretch of Planctomycetota bacterium DNA encodes these proteins:
- a CDS encoding NADH-quinone oxidoreductase subunit J, protein MSLLPLAALVPLAAINWHTLFFLLFALLACGFAVAVVASTNVVRMALHLVFSLAATAGLFFLAGAEFVGAMQLMIYVGGTLVLLVFGVMLTARSPFVSLATPARDRLLGGIAGLGLLALLVWAVVGVEAWSLPATGTVAEPSATPLGMALLGVRVDGGPGHGRAGYLLPFEIVSVHLLVVLVGAAYLARAKRRRTPRSLDAVASADPVESVSVAPPGAAVARAAPGGSRSALVASTVNDGGAR, encoded by the coding sequence ATGTCGCTGCTCCCCCTGGCTGCCCTCGTGCCACTGGCCGCCATCAATTGGCACACGCTGTTCTTTCTCCTGTTCGCGCTGCTCGCCTGTGGTTTCGCCGTCGCGGTCGTCGCCTCCACCAACGTGGTGCGGATGGCCCTCCATCTGGTCTTCTCGCTGGCGGCGACGGCGGGGTTGTTTTTCCTCGCCGGAGCGGAGTTCGTCGGAGCGATGCAGCTGATGATCTACGTCGGCGGCACGCTCGTTCTGCTCGTGTTCGGCGTGATGCTCACGGCCCGGTCGCCGTTCGTGTCGTTGGCGACGCCGGCGCGCGATCGGCTTCTCGGCGGCATCGCCGGCCTGGGGCTGTTGGCGCTGCTCGTGTGGGCCGTGGTCGGTGTCGAGGCCTGGAGCCTGCCCGCGACAGGAACGGTCGCGGAGCCGTCGGCCACGCCGCTCGGTATGGCGTTGCTCGGGGTCCGCGTCGATGGCGGCCCGGGCCACGGGCGGGCAGGGTATCTGCTTCCCTTCGAGATCGTTTCCGTCCACCTGCTGGTCGTGCTCGTCGGCGCGGCTTACCTCGCCCGCGCCAAGCGCCGGCGCACCCCGCGGTCGCTCGACGCGGTGGCGTCGGCTGATCCGGTGGAGTCGGTGTCCGTGGCGCCGCCGGGAGCGGCCGTGGCACGCGCTGCTCCCGGCGGGAGCAGGTCCGCTCTGGTCGCATCGACTGTCAACGACGGAGG